One stretch of Arachis hypogaea cultivar Tifrunner chromosome 20, arahy.Tifrunner.gnm2.J5K5, whole genome shotgun sequence DNA includes these proteins:
- the LOC112782279 gene encoding coniferyl alcohol acyltransferase, whose translation MDSAAGEFHVSVTNEEVVAAVLPTQEHWLPLSNLDLLLPPVDVGVFFCYKNNNTMVMNSFASMVGCLKKSLSQALVSYYAFAGEVVANTAGEPELLCNNRGVDFVEAVADIELHCLNLYNPDVSIEGKLVPKKKRGVFVVQATSLKCGGIVVGCTFDHRIADAYSANMFLVSWANMAQPTRPKPKQPCFRRSLLSPRRPGFIHPSLHNMYIPISKLPPPAATTTSLLSRIYYVTAKQLQHMHSLATDNGATKHTKLESFSAFLWKMVARAASTDIKGKKVVAKMGIVVDGRKRLADSGGSSCDGEKGKKSLMNSYFGNVLSIPFGQKLVEELVEKPLWWVANVVHEFLEVAVTEEHFLGLIDWVETHRPVPGLAKIYCSGAEEGPAFVISSGQRFPEEKVDFGWGKAVFGSYHFPWGGDAGYVMPMPSPLVNGDWVVYMHLVKEQLYTIESEASHFFMPLTWEYLNQ comes from the exons atGGATAGTGCTGCTGGAGAGTTCCACGTGAGTGTGACCAATGAAGAGGTGGTAGCAGCGGTTCTACCAACTCAAGAACACTGGCTACCACTCTCTAACCTCGATCTACTCCTTCCTCCGGTAGACGTTGGAGTCTTCTTCTGCTACAAGAACAACAACACAATGGTGATGAATAGCTTTGCATCCATGGTGGGGTGTTTGAAGAAATCGCTGTCTCAAGCTCTTGTGTCTTACTATGCATTTGCCGGCGAAGTGGTGGCCAACACGGCGGGTGAACCCGAGTTGCTATGCAACAACCGTGGAGTTGATTTTGTTGAAGCTGTCGCAGACATTGAGCTTCACTGTCTCAACTTGTACAATCCTGATGTCTCCATTGAAGGGAAGCTTGTTCCCAAGAAGAAGCGTGGCGTGTTTGTGGTCCAG GCAACATCACTCAAGTGCGGTGGGATAGTAGTGGGATGCACATTTGATCATCGAATAGCAGATGCATACTCAGCAAACATGTTCCTTGTATCATGGGCCAACATGGCCCAACCCACCAGGCCCAAGCCCAAGCAACCTTGCTTCCGTCGCTCCCTTCTCAGTCCCCGCCGCCCAGGGTTCATCCACCCCTCCCTCCACAACATGTACATCCCCATCTCCAAGCTCCCACCACCAGCTGCCACCACCACCTCTCTCCTCAGCCGCATTTACTATGTCACGGCAAAGCAGCTCCAACACATGCATTCACTCGCCACCGACAATGGCGCCACCAAGCACACAAAACTCGAGTCATTCTCCGCGTTCTTGTGGAAGATGGTTGCTCGTGCAGCTTCAACAGACATCAAAGGCAAAAAG GTTGTTGCCAAAATGGGCATAGTGGTGGATGGAAGGAAGAGGCTAGCCGATAGTGGTGGTAGCAGTTGTGAtggagaaaaagggaaaaaatcactGATGAATTCTTATTTTGGAAATGTGCTTTCCATACCCTTTGGTCAAAAACTGGTGGAGGAGCTGGTGGAGAAACCATTATGGTGGGTGGCAAATGTGGTTCATGAGTTTTTGGAGGTGGCAGTAACAGAGGAGCACTTTCTAGGACTTATTGACTGGGTGGAAACACACCGGCCGGTTCCTGGGTTGGCGAAGATCTATTGCAGTGGCGCCGAGGAGGGGCCGGCTTTCGTTATATCGTCTGGACAAAGGTTCCCGGAGGAgaaggtggattttgggtggggGAAGGCTGTGTTTGGTTCTTATCATTTTCCTTGGGGTGGAGATGCTGGCTATGTGATGCCAATGCCAAGTCCTCTTGTGAATGGTGATTGGGTTGTTTACATGCACCTTGTGAAGGAACAATTATACACAATTGAGTCTGAGGCTTCTcatttctttatgcctttaactTGGGAGTACCTTAACCAATGA